TGGTAACGCCGGCGTCGGCGGGTCCGGCGGTAGCGGCGGTACCAACCCCGACACCGGCAACGGCTATGCCGGCGGTGATGGCGGCGACGGCAGCAACGGCGGTGTCGGGGGCGCGGGTGGTGCCGGCGGTGCGAGCACCGGCGGTACTGCCGGCGACGCCGGTAACGGCGGCAAGGGTGGCAACGGAGCGGTCGGCGGTGCCGGTGGCAACGGTGGGGCTCCCACCGGCACTGGCACCGGCGGAAACGGCGGCAACGGCGGCGACGGCGGTGACGGCGGCAATGGGGGTGCGAGCTCGGCTACTCCCGGTAATGGCGGCACCGGCGCCCTCGGCGGCGGGGGCGGCACCGGCGGCACTGGACCGTCCGGCACAACTCCCGGCGCCGGCGGCACTGCCGGTAACGCCGGCAGCGACGGCCAGCCTGGATAACGCTGCGTCCTGAAGACCAGAAGATCACCAACCATAAGGAGATGGCCGTGCAGTTAGCCCTTCAGCCCTATGTCACCGCGGGTATCGCGATCGCGGGCGCCAGTCTCATCGCGGTGCCTCCGGCGGCGGCGCCGTTGCCCGGCGTCGCCGAGATCCAGGCCCCGGCGGTCCAGCTCACCGGCGCGTGGGAAGACGCTTTCAACGCCGGGTCCGCCAATCTGTCGCAACTGGTCAACAACTACGGCTTGGCGCCCGGCGTGGGCTTCCAGCAGAGCCTCGTCAACATGGTCGGCTTCATGCAGTTGCTGATCAATGACCCGGCGAATATCAGCACCGTCGCCGAGCAGATGCAGGACAACATCAAGGCGGTGTTCTCGTCCTACGATCTGCTCAACGCCGACGACGCGACGGTGGCCGCGACGACCGCCTTCACCGTGGCCAGCGACCACACCCTCCTGCTGAGTCAGATTCCCGGCTTCCTCCCGGCAGATATCGATCCCGACATGGTGACCACGGTCCTCAACTTCTTGTCGTCACCGCTGAGCGGCATCATCATGGGTTCGCTGGGTCCGGCCATCGCCCCCTGGGTGGCGCTGTCGAACAGCATCACCGACGGCGACAGCTTCACCGACATCATCGCCAACATGGTCGGCGCCTACTTCAACGGTGCCACCCTCAACCTCAACTTCCTGCTGCCGCTGATCAACGACGCGGGTCTACTGCCGGCACCCATGGAGATAGACAACCTGGAGTTCGCCTTCGGCGGGCTGCTCACCGGTGGCGACGTGGCCCACGGGCCGTGGCAGGTCTTCGACTCCAACGGAGACGTCGCTGCATCGGTGCCCGTTGTCGGCGGCTCCATCATCAACAGCCTCGGCATCAATCTCCTGGGTGTTCCTGTCCTTGGCAGTCTCGGCTTCGATGGCCACGCGATCGGCCCGATGGGGGCGTGGCTGAGCTTCTCGGAACTGGCCGCCCAATTGCTCGGCGCGGGCTGGAACGAGGTAGGCGACGGCAAGGGGGCGCCAACCGGACCTGTCCTACCGCCCTGGGCCGGGGTCGATTTCCCCACCGTCCCCGATGACTACTTCGGCGGCGCCGAGGCGGGCGGCATGGCAGCCACCGACTTCTGGAGCCACTTGAGCGACGCCGTGACCGACTTCCAGTGGGGCGACCTCTTCTAGAGTCCGCTTCTGGAACTGCCGCTACCGAGGGCGTCGTCGGTGGGCGGCCGGGCCGGCGTTCACGAACTGAGCTGAGACGGCTGGGATCTCGCTAGGGTGCACCTCACCAGGATGAATCGCACGACCGTTGAGGAGACGAGTTGTCAGACTACGACCTGACCAGCGAAAACACCCTGTTGGACGTGTTGCAGCGGCGCGCCGAGCAGTATCCGGACAAGGTGGCGTTCAGTTTCTCCTATCACGGCGACGATGAGGACCGCAGCCAGCTGACCTATCACGAGCTCGACCTCAAGGCGCGAGCGATCGCGTCCACGCTGCAACAGCAGGGCGCGGGGGGACAGCGGGTGCTGGTTTTGTATCGCCCGGGTCTGGAGTTCGTTGCCGCCTTCTTCGGCTGCATCTATGCAGGCGCGGTTGCGGTGCCGGTGCACCAGCGGATGGCGCCGCGGTTGACGGCGGTGGTCCCCGATGCGAAGGCGAGCTTCGTTCTGGCCACCGCTGACACCCAGGCGAACACCAAGGCCATGATCGATGAGCTGGCCGAGGGGCGCTCCCTGCACTGGCATCTCATCGAAGACGCCGTACTCGGAGATCCCGAAGGGTGGACGCCCCCGGACGTCAACGCGGACTCGACCGCCATGATCCAGTACACCTCGGGCTCCACCCGCTCGCCCAAGGGCGTGGTGCTGACGCACCGCAACTTGCTGCACAACCTGGAGATCGTCCGTCAGGCGTGGCGAGGCGACGACACCGGAGTGGGCGTGTATTGGTTGCCGCCGCATCACGACATGGGTCTGATCGGCGTCGTCCTGGAGATCCTCTACGTCGGGGCCACCGCCGTGCTGATGTCTCCGACCGCCTTCATCAAGCGTCCGATGCGTTGGCTGGAAGCCGTTTCCCGGCATCGCGCCATCATCACCACCGCACCGAACTTCGCATACGACAAGTGCGTGGAGACCAGCACACCGGAAGAGCGTGCGGCACTCGACCTGTCCAACCTGTCCATCGCCATGAACGGGGGGGAGCCGATACGTGCCGTGACACTGCAGAATTTCGCCGCGGCCTTTGCCCCGGCGGGTTTCCGCCTGGAGGCGTTCACGCCGGTGTACGGGCTGGCCGAGGCCACCCTGCTGGTGGCCGGCGGATCAGACGAGGCGGTACCGGGGGTTCGCTACATCGATCGCACCGCGCTGAGTTCTGACCGGGTTACCGACGTCGCGCCGGAGCACCCCTCTGCTGCGACTTTGGTCAGTTGCGGTCCTCCCCGAGGAGGCCAGGATGTGGCCATCGTCGATCCGGTGACCCACCGGTTGTGCGAACCGGACGAGGTCGGCGAGATCTGGGTCGCCGGACCCAGCGTCGCCCAGGGATACTGGGGACGCCCCGAAGAGACCGCTCAGACCTTCGCCGCCTACCTGTCGCAGGCCGACGGCTCAGAGTCGGCACGCGGGCCGTTCCTGCGCACCGGGGACCTCGGTTTCTTGTGCGCCGGAGAGTTGTTCGTCACCGGGCGCTACCAGGACCTGGTCACCATTGACGGCCACAACTACTACCCGAACGACGTTGAGTTCACCGTGCAGGACTGCCATCCGGTGCTGGTGGCGGGCCGGGGTGCGGTCTTCACGGTGACGCCGAGGCCACATGCCGTCGAGCACCTGGTGGTCGTGCAGGAAGTCGACCGCGACCTGATCGGACAGACCGACCTCGCCGACGTCGTCGACGCCATCCGCGCCACGATCACCGAGCACCATCGCCTCGAGGCCCACGATGTGGTGCTGGTGGAGCATGTGTCGATTCCCACCACATCCAGCGGCAAGATCCAGCGGGGTCAGTGCCGGCAGCAGTTCCTCGACGGAGATCTCGCGGTGGTGGCGCACTGGCAAGCACCGCCTGACGGCGTCGACGAGGCTGAGCAAGCCGAGAACATGGCGGTAGCACAGGAAATCCTGGCCGAGGCCGTTCGCCGGGCATCCGGCGGCGCCTGATCCCTTTCGCCGTCAGGGATGCCGGGCGGTGACTCCGCCGTCGACGACGATCTGGGTGCCCGTGATGAACGACGCCCGCGGCGACATCAGGAACGCCACCGCCTGGGCGACCTCCTCCGGTTGGCCGATGCGCCCCAGCGGCGCGGCGGCCACGAAGCCGGCCGCGACCTCTTCGACGTCCAGCGCGATCTGCAGCATCGGGGTTTCGATGAAGCCCGGGCAGACCGCGTTGACCCGGATCCCGGCCGGACCCAGCTGGGCGGCCATCGACCGGGTCAGGCCCAGCAGTCCGGCCTTGGAGGCGCAGTAGGCCGGGATGAACGGGTTGGCGGTCAACCCCTCGATGCTGGAGATGCCGACGACCGCCGGGTCGCCGCCGGCTCGAGCCACGGCCTCCAGGTGCGGCAGCATCAACTGCACCAGCATCGCCTGGGCACGCAGGTTGACATCCATGACGGCATCCCAGGATTCGCCGGTGTAGGCGCCCACCGGTTCAGGCAGCACCCGGCCCGCGGCATGCACCAGACCGTCGATCCCGTCCAGCGCCTCGGCGACCGCCGCTACCGCGGCGGGCATCCCGGCGTCGTCGCAGACGTCGATCACTGCGCCGGGCATCGCCAGGTCGTCGGCCACGTCCTGCACGGTAGAAGCGATGTCCCACAACGCGACCCGTCGACCCTCGGCGACCAGCGCCTGAGCGCACGCCCGGCCGATTCCCGATGCCGCACCGGTGATGACGACTCCGCTCATCTCTGGTCTCCTTTGACGATGACGAACTGCGACCACTGCGGCTCACGCACTGCCGACCAGTATTCGTCGAGGCGCCATGGGCTCACGGTGTGGATCTCGCCGTCGGCGTTCTTGAAGTAGGAGTGCTGGATCGCCGGGTGCGCCCACACCATCTTGACGATCTCCTCCTGGGTGCGGCGATGCCATTCGGTGGCCGCCTGCGCGGTCGGCTCGATCGAATGCAGCCCCTCGCCGGCGAGCTTGGCCAGACAGGCGTCGATGTAGCGCATCTCCAACTCCGAGTTGAAGATCAGGCTGCCGCCATGAGCCAGATGCGCACCGGGCCCGTAGAGCAGAAAGAAGTTCGGGAACCCGGGCACGGTGATACCCAGATACGCATACGGTCGGCTGCCCCACAGCGCGTGCAGGTCGGTGCCGTCGCGGCCGGTGACGCGCATCGGCCACAGCACGTCGGTGTGCCGAAACCCGGTGGCGTAGACGATCACGTCCGCGTCGTGATGGACGCCGTCTTCGGTTTCCACGCCGTGCGGGGTGATCCGCTTGATACCGGTGCGCACCAGATCGACGTTGGCGCGCCGCAGGGTTTTGAGCCAGGTGCCGTTGTCCTGCAGGGTGCGCTTTCCGGTGGCCGGATAGTCCGGCAGCACTTTGGCCAGCAGCTCCTCGTCACCGCCGACCTGATCGGTGATCCAGCCGGTGAACATCTGCCGGGCCAAAGCGTTGATCTCGCTCACGGCGTAGTCCTGGTCGGGATAGTCCGGGTCTACCCGGGCGGCCTCCAGGCCTTTGTCGGCGCCGGGCCACAGCAGCAGGAACCGGTACCAGCGGCCGTAGAACGGGAGGTGATCCAGTGCCCAGCGCACCCCGTCGCCGACCGCGTCGTGATACATCGGATTCGGGAACATCCACTGCGCGGTGCGCTGAAACACCGTGAGGTGCTTCACTTTCCCCGCGATCGCGGGCGCGATCTGGAATCCGCTGGCGCCCGCCCCGAGCAGCGCCACCCGCTTGCCGGTCAGATCGACGCTGTGATCCCAGGCCGCAGAGTGAAACGACGGCCCGGCGAAGCTGTCCGCGCCATCGAGATCCGGCAGGTGCGGCCGGTTGAGCTGGCCGACCGCGGTGATCACCGCGCGTGCCCGCAGCGCCGACACCGCGCCGTCGCTGGTGCGGACCGTCAGCGCCCACGTCCCGGAGTCCTCGTCCCAGGCAGCATCGGTGACCTCGGTGTCCCACCGAATATGGTCGTCCAGGCCGTGTTTGGTGACCAGCCCGGTGAAATAGGCCTGCAGCTCCGGCTGTTCGGCGAAGTAGTGGCCCCAGTCGTTGTTGGGTTCGAAACTGAAGCAGTAGAAGTGGTTGGCGACATCCACCCGGGCGCCCGGGTAAGTGTTCTCCCACCACGTCCCGCCCGGGCCGGAGTTCTTCTCGACGATGGTGAAGGGAATACCGGCCTGCGCCAGCCGGATTCCGGCCAGCACACCGGATTCTCCGCAGCCGATCACCACCACCGGCAGCTCCGCGGCGCGGTCCACCGGAAGCGGACGGCGGGGGTCGGCGCCGTCCAGGTCGAGTTCTTCGGCGAGCAGGCCGAGGTAGGCATCCGGGACGACTTCGCAAGCCGCCCAATCCATCATCTCCTTGATGAGATCGGCGGGCAGCGGTGCGGGCTGCGGGCAACCCCGGTCGCGGTAGTCGACGATCACCGGCAGCGCCTCGGCGCGGGCGCGGGCCTTGTCCTCCTCGGACATGAAGCCCTGGATCTCGTTGAGGAAGATCCCGTTCTGGGTGAACTCGCGAATGAAGCGGGGGTCGCCGGTGATGTGCACACACGACAGCAACAGGGTGGGGATACTGACCTGCTCCAGCGCGGCGGCGATCTCGGCGTCGGCGGTGGTGAACGGTTCCCCGGCGTAGCGGTTGCGCAACGGCTCAGCCCTTTCCGTCGATCCGCTACCCTGCGTCGCGAAATTGAAACGGACGATACGCGAGGCGCAGGGGCTGATCAAGGGTTGGCCGGCGCGGTCAGCTCAGCCGGCCGCGTCGACCTTCGAGGTGATCGCGCCGAGCAGCGTACGTGCCGCCACTGTCGAAGGAGTTGTGCGTGCGGCTATCGAAGTCGTTGTGCTTTCGCACACGGAGACGCGGACAACAACGTTGCTGCGTACAGTCAGTCTGGTTTCACACGTCCAGTCGGAGTTGACGTTGTCCATCATGAGGGCCTGGAGCACGCCGTCGGAGTCGATGAAATTGTCGATAAACCAAAG
This is a stretch of genomic DNA from Mycolicibacter terrae. It encodes these proteins:
- a CDS encoding flavin-containing monooxygenase, with the translated sequence MRNRYAGEPFTTADAEIAAALEQVSIPTLLLSCVHITGDPRFIREFTQNGIFLNEIQGFMSEEDKARARAEALPVIVDYRDRGCPQPAPLPADLIKEMMDWAACEVVPDAYLGLLAEELDLDGADPRRPLPVDRAAELPVVVIGCGESGVLAGIRLAQAGIPFTIVEKNSGPGGTWWENTYPGARVDVANHFYCFSFEPNNDWGHYFAEQPELQAYFTGLVTKHGLDDHIRWDTEVTDAAWDEDSGTWALTVRTSDGAVSALRARAVITAVGQLNRPHLPDLDGADSFAGPSFHSAAWDHSVDLTGKRVALLGAGASGFQIAPAIAGKVKHLTVFQRTAQWMFPNPMYHDAVGDGVRWALDHLPFYGRWYRFLLLWPGADKGLEAARVDPDYPDQDYAVSEINALARQMFTGWITDQVGGDEELLAKVLPDYPATGKRTLQDNGTWLKTLRRANVDLVRTGIKRITPHGVETEDGVHHDADVIVYATGFRHTDVLWPMRVTGRDGTDLHALWGSRPYAYLGITVPGFPNFFLLYGPGAHLAHGGSLIFNSELEMRYIDACLAKLAGEGLHSIEPTAQAATEWHRRTQEEIVKMVWAHPAIQHSYFKNADGEIHTVSPWRLDEYWSAVREPQWSQFVIVKGDQR
- a CDS encoding SDR family NAD(P)-dependent oxidoreductase yields the protein MSGVVITGAASGIGRACAQALVAEGRRVALWDIASTVQDVADDLAMPGAVIDVCDDAGMPAAVAAVAEALDGIDGLVHAAGRVLPEPVGAYTGESWDAVMDVNLRAQAMLVQLMLPHLEAVARAGGDPAVVGISSIEGLTANPFIPAYCASKAGLLGLTRSMAAQLGPAGIRVNAVCPGFIETPMLQIALDVEEVAAGFVAAAPLGRIGQPEEVAQAVAFLMSPRASFITGTQIVVDGGVTARHP
- the gjpA gene encoding outer membrane porin GjpA produces the protein MQLALQPYVTAGIAIAGASLIAVPPAAAPLPGVAEIQAPAVQLTGAWEDAFNAGSANLSQLVNNYGLAPGVGFQQSLVNMVGFMQLLINDPANISTVAEQMQDNIKAVFSSYDLLNADDATVAATTAFTVASDHTLLLSQIPGFLPADIDPDMVTTVLNFLSSPLSGIIMGSLGPAIAPWVALSNSITDGDSFTDIIANMVGAYFNGATLNLNFLLPLINDAGLLPAPMEIDNLEFAFGGLLTGGDVAHGPWQVFDSNGDVAASVPVVGGSIINSLGINLLGVPVLGSLGFDGHAIGPMGAWLSFSELAAQLLGAGWNEVGDGKGAPTGPVLPPWAGVDFPTVPDDYFGGAEAGGMAATDFWSHLSDAVTDFQWGDLF
- a CDS encoding fatty acyl-AMP ligase; the encoded protein is MSDYDLTSENTLLDVLQRRAEQYPDKVAFSFSYHGDDEDRSQLTYHELDLKARAIASTLQQQGAGGQRVLVLYRPGLEFVAAFFGCIYAGAVAVPVHQRMAPRLTAVVPDAKASFVLATADTQANTKAMIDELAEGRSLHWHLIEDAVLGDPEGWTPPDVNADSTAMIQYTSGSTRSPKGVVLTHRNLLHNLEIVRQAWRGDDTGVGVYWLPPHHDMGLIGVVLEILYVGATAVLMSPTAFIKRPMRWLEAVSRHRAIITTAPNFAYDKCVETSTPEERAALDLSNLSIAMNGGEPIRAVTLQNFAAAFAPAGFRLEAFTPVYGLAEATLLVAGGSDEAVPGVRYIDRTALSSDRVTDVAPEHPSAATLVSCGPPRGGQDVAIVDPVTHRLCEPDEVGEIWVAGPSVAQGYWGRPEETAQTFAAYLSQADGSESARGPFLRTGDLGFLCAGELFVTGRYQDLVTIDGHNYYPNDVEFTVQDCHPVLVAGRGAVFTVTPRPHAVEHLVVVQEVDRDLIGQTDLADVVDAIRATITEHHRLEAHDVVLVEHVSIPTTSSGKIQRGQCRQQFLDGDLAVVAHWQAPPDGVDEAEQAENMAVAQEILAEAVRRASGGA